One region of Rhodocaloribacter litoris genomic DNA includes:
- a CDS encoding sulfotransferase domain-containing protein translates to MHTFPEGYEASSRNRGCPRPLYVFFGHHYCGTTWITRILQEACAYLGWRFRVIHHPGDWATYGSLGRFVSAERPDVLVCTQATLQQPGELPAFRAFHVVRDPRDVVVLRYRQHLKRPLPEHLRERARQGRMAGHLAHCARLQELPAAEGLLLEMAYSEHFFRHMREWDYGRPEVLELKYETLFARPEATFWQVFSFLGFLVPVQPGPLYGLSLRFNRWYDGAVRRLPSFVERRCPRLVRGRLPAGWVTDIVRRVLAGRSHPGEGPERSLPERMAPPPLWRTCFDEMHIAYFKEKYNNLLIQLGYETDPGWC, encoded by the coding sequence ATGCATACCTTTCCCGAGGGCTATGAGGCTTCCTCCCGAAACCGCGGGTGTCCCCGGCCTCTCTACGTGTTTTTTGGTCATCACTACTGTGGAACGACCTGGATCACCCGCATCCTGCAGGAGGCGTGCGCCTACCTGGGGTGGCGCTTCCGGGTGATCCACCATCCCGGAGATTGGGCGACGTATGGTTCGCTCGGACGATTTGTTTCCGCCGAGCGCCCGGACGTGCTGGTCTGTACGCAGGCCACCCTGCAGCAACCCGGCGAACTGCCGGCTTTCCGGGCCTTTCACGTCGTGCGCGACCCCCGGGACGTGGTCGTGCTGCGCTACCGGCAGCACCTGAAGCGCCCCCTGCCGGAGCACCTGCGCGAACGGGCCCGTCAGGGCCGGATGGCCGGCCACCTGGCCCATTGTGCACGCCTGCAGGAGTTGCCGGCGGCAGAAGGACTGCTGCTCGAAATGGCCTACAGCGAGCATTTTTTCCGGCACATGCGGGAGTGGGATTATGGCCGGCCCGAGGTCCTCGAACTGAAGTACGAAACCCTCTTCGCCCGCCCGGAAGCCACCTTCTGGCAGGTTTTCTCGTTCCTGGGGTTCCTGGTCCCCGTGCAGCCGGGGCCGCTCTACGGCCTGTCGCTGCGGTTCAACCGGTGGTATGACGGGGCGGTGCGCCGGCTTCCTTCCTTCGTCGAGCGCCGGTGTCCCCGGCTCGTGCGGGGGCGGTTGCCGGCAGGGTGGGTGACGGACATCGTCCGGCGCGTCCTCGCCGGCCGGAGCCATCCCGGCGAGGGGCCGGAGCGCAGCTTGCCGGAGCGGATGGCGCCCCCGCCCCTGTGGCGAACCTGCTTCGACGAGATGCACATCGCGTATTTCAAGGAAAAGTATAATAACTTACTGATCCAGCTCGGCTACGAGACCGATCCCGGCTGGTGCTGA